The DNA region TTTCAGCAGCTGGACTGCGCGGTTGATTATGGCGTCAACTTTATTGACACCGCAGAGCTATATCCAACCCCTGCCAGAGAGGCAACCTATACCGCCACAGAAACCATCATTGGCAACTGGCTGAAGCGCAGAGGACATCACCGGGGTCTGGTCATCGCCTCGAAAATCTGTGGTCCTGGCTATGACTATATGAACGGCGGTCGTCTGATGACACCGCAACATATTCATCACGCGGTTGAAGGCAGCCTTAAACGTCTGGGAGTTGACTGTATCGACCTGTTCCAGCTTCACTGGCCAGACCGCAACACCAATTTCTTTGGGCAACTGGGCTATAGCACCCCTCCTGAAACAGACGGCACTCCTATAGAAATCACGCTGGAGGCACTGAACGATCTGGTACAGGCAGGCAAAATCCGCCACTACGGCCTGTCCAATGAAACTCCCTGGGGCGCTATGAAACACCTCAACACCAGCAGGGAAAAGCAGCAAACCCGTCCGGTCAGCATCCAGAATCCCTACAATCTGCTGAATCGCAGCTTTGAAGTCGGTCTTGCAGAAATCAGTCACAGGGAGCAGCTTGGTTTACTGGCGTATTCACCTCTGGCCTTTGGAACGTTAACGGGTAAGTATCTTAACGGGCAGAACCCGGCTAATGCCCGCCTGACACGTTTCAAAAAATTCACTCGTTACACTTCATCGCCTCAGTCACTAAAGGCTACCGAAGCGTATGTAAACCTGGCACGAGACTCAGGCCTTGACCCTGCCCAGATGGCTATTGCCTATGTGACCTCACGCTTTTTTGTCACCAGTGTCATCATAGGGGCCACTCATCCTGAACAGTTGAACAGCAATCTCCGTTCCAGTGAACTGAGCTTGTCGTCGGATGTGCTGGAGGCCATAGAGCACATTCATCAGCAATACCCCAACCCGGCTCCATAGGAGCCGGGTTCGCTTAAAGCTACTTATTGACAGATCAGAAATAATATATATGATTATGCATATATAGCGATACACGAGCTTATAATATGTTACCCCACGAATTCTTCAAAATGATGGCAGACGAAACCCGCTTGCGCTGCCTGCTCCTGTTAAGTCGCAACGACACACTATGCGTTCAGCAACTGGTTTCGGCGCTGGATGAATCCCAGCCAAAGGTTTCAAGACACCTGGCACAGATGAGAACCATGGGTATTCTGTCAACCCGCAGAGAAGGTCAGTGGGTCTATTATTCAGTGTCTAAAGAACTATCAGGCTGGATGACAAAGGTTATTGATAATCTGGGTCAGTCCAACTGTCTCAAGCAGGAATATCAGGAAGATATTAAACGGCTGTCTTCCATTGCAGAGGTTCCCTGCTGCTGATCAGCATTTGAATCTCCATAAAACAAATTTTCAACCAACGTTCACTGACTCGTTCAGTAAACAGCTCAGTAAAGAGCTCAATAAAGAGTTCACTGGAGTATAGGCATGACTATTAAAGTAGGTATAAACGGCTTTGGTCGTATTGGACGTCTGGCACTGCGCGCTGCATTCGACTGGCCGGAGCTGGAATTCGTACAGATCAACGATGTCGCTGGCGATGCCACCACCCTGGCGCACCTGCTGGAATTTGATTCTGTACAGGGTCGCTGGCACCACCAGACCCGTGCCGATGGCAACAACATCATCATCAATGACAAAACGATCCGCTGTACACAGGAACGTGAGATCAGCGCGGTTGACTGGTCCGGCTGTGACGTTGTCATCGAAGGCACCGGTGTTCATCGCAAAAAAGCCCTGCTGCAACAGTACCTGGACCAGGGTGTAAAACGTGTTGTTGTAACAGCGCCAGTGAAAGAAGAAGGTGTTCTTAATGTTGTGATGGGTGTTAATGATCACCTGTACGATGCTGAACAGCACCGTATTGTAACGGCTGCGTCCTGCACCACCAACTGTCTGGCACCGATTGTTAAGGTGATTCAGGAAAAACTGGGCATTGAGCGCGGTTCCATGACCACCATTCACGACCTGACCAATACCCAGACCATTCTGGACGCACCGCACAAGGACCTGCGTCGCGCCCGTGCCTGCGGCATGTCCCTGATTCCAACCACCACCGGTTCTGCTACTGCCATCACGGAAATTTTCCCGGAGCTGAAAGGCCGCCTGAATGGTCACGCTGTACGAGTGCCTCTGGCCAATGCTTCCATCACCGACATGGTGTTCGACGTAGCCCGCAATACCACCGCTGAAGAAGTCAACCAGCTGCTCAGGGAAGCCTCCGAAAATGAACTGAAAGGCATTCTCGGTTACGAAGAAAAGCCTCTCGTCTCCATCGACTACAAAGGCGACCAGCGTTCTACGATTGTCGACGCCCTCAGCACCATGGTGGTTGATGGTCGTATGGTGAAAATCTACGCCTGGTATGACAACGAAATGGGTTACTCCGTTCGTACTGCGGAACTGGTGAAAAAAGTAGGGTCTGCCTGAGATGAATCGCCTGCTGTCGTCGCTGAGTCGCGATATGCGCCAATACCTGCTGGTGACGTTTAATTACTGGAACTTCACCATCACGGATGGCGCCCTGCGAATGCTGGTTGTATTGCATTTCCATGCCCTGGGTTACCAGTCGCTGGAAATTGCCATGCTGTTTCTGTTCTACGAATTCTTTGGTGTGGTCACCAACCTGGTCGGTGGCTGGATTGGAGCCCGGATCGGTTTGAACCGAACCATGAATGTCGGTCTTGCCATGCAGATTCTCTCACTGTGCCTGTTGGCAGTCCCCTCACAATGGCTGTCGGTGCCACTGGTGATGTTTGCCCAGGCATTGTCGGGCATCGCCAAAGACCTGAACAAGATGAGCGCGAAAACTTCCATCAAAAAACTGGTCAGTGGCGGACAGCAGGGCAGGCTCTATAAATGGGTAGCCATTCTGACAGGCTCCAAGAATGCCCTGAAAGGTGCAGGCTTTTTTATTGGTGGTGCGTTACTGAGTCTGGCAGGCTTTCGCTTTGCAGTTCTGGCAATGGCGTCCGTACTGGCTGCCGTTCTCTGCCTCAGCCTGCTGTGGCTGGACAAGGACATGGGCAAAGCAAAAAGCAAGGCGAAGTTCAGCCATATTTTCTCAGGCCAGCGCAGCATTAACATTCTCTCTGCAGCCAGAATGTTTCTGTTTGGCTCAAGGGATGTCTGGTTTGTCGTGGCGCTGCCCTTATACCTGTCCAGTGTCTTCGACTGGAGTCACTCAGAAACCGGTGGCTTTATGGCAACCTGGGTCATAGGTTACGGTCTGGTGCAGGGTATTGCCCCTAAAATCACGGGGAATCAGGCTGGCCGACTGTCTGCTATTGTCTGGGCGGCTTTGCTGCTGGCAGTGTCTGTTCTGGTCGCGATGGGCATTCAATGGCAATGGCATCCCCAGTTTACCATCGTCGCAGGTCTGCTGGTGTTTGGCGCAGTGTTTGCCATTAATTCATCGCTGCATTCTTATCTGATCGTCAGTTATGCCCGGGAAGACGGTGCTTCTATGGATGTTGGCTTTTACTATATGGCTAATGCCATGGGCCGGCTGATCGGAACAGTGTTATCCGGCCTGATGTTTGGCATCGGTGGTTTAGCCATCTGTCTGTGGATTTCCAGCCTGTTTATAGCCCTTACCGTTATTATTTCCCTGGCTCTGCCAGAGGATCATGACCAGCCACATTCCTCTGCGATATAGCCGACAGTAAGGAGAGTTTTCCTCTCCTTACACACTGTCTGTTCCATGTCAAAAACGTGTCAACATCAATAAAACTGCAGATAAACGGTTCAACAATAGACACCTATGTGCGATTATTCGCATCTTATTGATTTTGGTAACCGGTGTTTTTCCTCACGTGTTTAACATCGGGCTTGTGATTCCTGCTCCCTCTGCAGGACACTTTGGAGATAAAGAGTGAAACAGATTCTCAAGATTTCAGCACTGGCGGCTGCCGTTGTTCTGGCAGGTTGTAACCAGCAAAGCGCAACTGACGCTGAAGCTAAACTGGATACACCTGAGCAGACTTCTGCTTACGCTATGGGAGCCTCCATGGGCAGCTACGCCCAGCAGACTCTGGACAGCCAGGATGAACTGGGTCTGAAAATGGATCGCGAGCTGGTCATCAAAGGTTTCGCCGATGCCGTTAACGGCAAGAGCCAGCTGGATGAAGAAGCTATTATCTCCGCCCTGCAGGAACACGATCAGGCTCTGCGTCCTCTGATCGAAAAGCGTCAGCAGGAAATGATGGAAGAAAGCCGCCAGAAAGCAGAAGACTACCTGAAAGAAAACGCTGAAAAAGAAGGCGTTAAGGTCACCGAATCCGGCCTGCAGTATGAAATCATTGAAGCTGGCAAGGAAGATGGCAAGAAGCCAACAATGGAAGACACCGTGACTGTTCACTACACCGGCAAGCTGATCGACGGCACCACCTTCGACAGCAGTGTTGAGCGTGGACAGCCAGCGACCTTCCCTCTCAGTGGCGTGATCGAAGGCTGGCAGGAAGGTCTTCAGCTGATGCCTGAAGGTTCTAAATACAAGCTGACGATTCCGGCTGAACTGGCCTATGGTGACCGTCCGGCGGGCTCCATTCCTCCTGGCTCTGTTCTGGTATTTGATGTCGAGCTGATCAAGATTGGCGAATAATAGCCAGTAATACCAAAAGGGTTTTCAACTTCGGTTGAAAACCCTTTTTTTATCGCTGTCGTTTTTCCGCTCAGGAACCTGACTTCAGGCTTTCTGACTTAAGGCTCTGTTGCAGGTCATCTGAAAATTGCTGTAACTGCTCGCTAATGGCTCTTGCCAGTTCAACAGCAGAAGGCTGTTCATTGATGGTCGCCTTATAACGATTCACACGACGCTCGCCATTTATGCGCCAGCTGACTTCCAGTTCCAGCTGCTGACCTTTCAACATCAGGTTCTGTACCTCTGCCTGAATATCGGTATCCGGCCTCTGACTCCGCAACCAGGGACCATGAAATACATCAGCCTGAGGGTTTTTACGTTGCAGATTCTGGGTCAGCACCCGGGTCATTGCCTCTGCCAGAGGTTCACCCCAGCGATCCAGGCTGAGCTGATGCAACTGAAATGCATCATCGGTGTAAGCCATATGACTGCGATCCAGCCAGGCAGGAATGGCAACCGGCATAACCCCAACCGAACCTGTCAGCCCGCTTTCCTGCCGCTCTGCCATTGGCTGCAGGGTGTAATAACGATAGGGTACCGAACTGGCACAACCTGCCAACAGCATCATTATGAGCGCAGCCAGCAATACAGCAGATGGGCGATACAACACAGCTTTCATTGTTTTCCCCGGTTTTTCCCTGATACCAGAGCATTAGGCTGCTCTTCCAGCATTTCAGCCAACCCCTGAACAGCCCTTGCCGAGCGCCCCAGATCAGTGGCACTGCGTTCCAGCTGATACATCAGTGGCGAATCCGGAGCCACGGTATCGGACAGCAGTTCAATGGTTTCATCCATAGAGTCCAGCGTCTGAGTCAGAGTCTCCAGCATTCTGTTAATGTTGTCGTTTGTCTGCGGGAAGCCATCTGCAATGGTTCTGGACATTTCTTCCATCCCCTGCGCCATGCCAACAAACTCATTGCGCATATCCGTCATGCTGGTTCCCATCTCGCCTGCCATCGTCTCAAATGAGCGCATGGCTTCGTTAAACTCTGCGGGCAGGTTTTTGAAGGCCTCGGTACTGGTCACCTCTTTAAGGTTCTTTGCCAGTACACCCAGGTCAGTCATCAACTCCGGCAGATTCATATTCTGAAATTCCTGCGCAAAACTTTCGAAATCACTGGGTACCGTCGGAATCTGTGGATACCGGGTTTCAACATCCACTTTCCGGGGGTGAGCATCTTGATAGAAGTCAACTTCCATATACAGAAGCCCGGTCAACAGGCTTTGTGATTTAAGCTTAATGCCCAGCCCACGATGATACAGCTCCTCCAGACTCAACTCAGGTTTAGCTTCATCTGAAGAAACAATCGTATCAGGGTAGATATCAACATAGACCGTATTCAACACCAGGTGAGAGTCATCATAGAGCTTGGCCTTGATATCAGCCACCTCACCAATCTTGACGCCTCGCAGGGTCACTGGCGCCCCGACATTCAGACCCATAATGCTTGTGTCGTATATAACGACCATGCGTTCCCTGTTTCTGCCTGAGAGCTTGCCCTGGTTTACAAACACGATAAGTGCTGTAATCAGGGCAGCCATAGCCAGCATGAAAATGCCAACCATAATCGGGCGGGATAGTTTATTAGCTGTGCGACTCATTACAGCCTGTCCTTACTCCTTAGGTCATTTTGGTGAAAGTCATACAGGATTCGAAGGTACTTCACCACGGGATAAAAATTCACGCACCAGGGGCTGCTCACTGTGCCTGAGCATATAAGACGGCGCCCCGGTATCAAGCTGGGTTCTGGATTGGGCATCCAGAAAAACACCATTATTGCCAATCGCAAATATACTCGCCAGCTCATGGGTAACAATCACCACTGTCGCTCCGGACGACTGGCTCAGTTCCAGTATCAGGTCATCAAGACGTCCGGCACTGAGAGGGTCAAGTCCAGCGGAAGGCTCATCGAAGAACAGAATCTCAGGGTCCAGTGCCAGCGCCCTCGCAAGCCCTGCCCGCTTGTTCATGCCGCCACTGATTTCTGATGGGTAATAGTTCTCATAGCCTGCCAGACCTACCAGGGCCAGTTTATAGGCCACGCGGTCGCTGATTTCAGCCTTGTTCCAGTCTGTGTACTGCTGCATCGGCAAGGCGATATTTTCAGCCAGGGTCATGGCGCTGAACAGAGCGCCGCCCTGATAGGTCACACCCCAGCGCATGCGCATTGATAACTGTTCATCTTCACAGGCAGAAAAATAGTCCTGACCATGATAAAGAATCTGTCCCCGGGCAGGAGAATAAAGGCCAATCATGTGCTTTAGCAGTGTACTTTTACCACAGCCACTGCCGCCCATTATGACAAATACGTCGCCTTTATGGACATTGAAATTCAGGTCTTTCTGAATCAGTTTGTCGCCGTATTGTAACCTGAGGTTTCGTACTTCAATGGCATTGTCACGAATAAAATTGTCACGATTTGAATTGATAGGGTTCATGTCGTTTAAATGCCCAGATGGAAGTACAGGATGTTCAGCCCCGCATCAGCGATAACCAGATAAACAATCGCGGTCACCACCGCAGCCATCGTCGCCTGTCCCACCGCTGCCGATGACCGCCCACATCTAAGGCCGGCATAACAGCCGGCAAAACCGATCAGGCCACCAAAGACAACACTTTTGACGACGCCGGTCATCACATCCATCATCGAAAACGCCTGGGATAACTGGTAGTAATACATTCGTGGCGTAATATCCATACTGACAGCCACCATAGCGCCCCCGAGCATCCCCAGAATATTGCTGTAAATCACCAGCAGAGGCATGGCAACTATCAGGGCGAGCATTCTGGGCAAAACCAGATAATCGACAGGTTTGATGCCCAGCGTTGTCAGTGCATCAATTTCCTCATTAACCTGCATGGTACCCAGTTGTGCAGCATAGGATGCGCCAGTGCGTCCGGCCATAATAATAGCAGTCATCAGAGCGCCCATTTCCCGCACCATGCCCAGCCCCACCAGGTTAGCCACATATACCTCTGCGCCAAACTGCCGCAATTGCACTGTCCCCAGATAGGCAAGGATCATTCCTACCAGAAAGCTGAGCAGGGTAACGATAGGAACGGCTGACGGCCCTGCCTGATGCAGAAAATTAATACCATCAGACCAGCGTGCATCGCTGCGCCCCCGAATCATGTTCTGAAGACTGAGCCCGACTTCCCCGAAAAAACGCAACCAGTCCTTAATCCATCCCAGGCTCTGACGAAAGACCTGAAAGTAATCAATGTACTTTTTATTGTCTTCCTGATTAGGAGGAACACTGGTAGCCAACTTTAGCAGCGACTGGATATCATCAGGCAGTTGGCGAACATCCAGTGTGCAGTTGTGACTCTGGCAAAGCCGTTGGCAGTAAAGGATAAATGCCATAGTGCCGGAGTCCCAGCGAAAGCCTTTACCTTCGGCAAAGTAGATAACCTCGATTTCTTCCTGCTGCAAAACATCAGATAATTGTTGCTTAAATGGCTGAACAGGTGCGTGGGTCCAGTCGCCACTCAGCTCAAAACAGGAAGACAAACGGCGATCGTTATCTGACTTCAGAGTCTGATGACTGTCGTCTGGAAAGAAGGTCGGGGAAATCATTCAGCTCAGTAATGCCAACGGAAAGAACTGAACGAAGAATATAGACTATTGTCAGTGCGGTAAACCGCACTGACCTATGTTTACATTGGTGTAAACCCTTTGAATCACTAATGGGTAAAACGATCCAGCTGGCTACATGCAACAAAATGATTATTGCCAATATCACGCAGTGGCAGATCACCGGCTGAGCAATCATCAGTCGCATATTTACAGCGCCCGGCAAAGCGACAACCCGGAGCCGGATCAATGGGTGAGGTTATTTCTCCCTGCAACACTTCACGCTCCATCATCTGATCCAGGTCCGTCGTTGGAATGGCTGATAAAAGCGCTCTGGTATAAGGGTGGGATGGTCGCTCAAACAGTTCCTTTGCCGTTGCTTTTTCAACCATCTGCCCCAGATACATCACCGCAATATCATCAGAGAAGTGTTTAACGACAGAGAGGTCATGGGTAATAAAAATATAAGTCAGTCCCAGCTTGTCCTGAAGATCCTGCATCAGGTTTAACACCTGAGCCTGAATAGAAACATCCAGCGCCGACACAGGCTCGTCACAAATAATAAATCTCGGGTTCAGTGCCAGCGCCCGGGCTATACCAATACGCTGTCGTCTTCCTCCGTCCAGTTCGTGAGGGTATGTGTTGACCAGACGCCTGCTCAACCCCACCAGATCCATCAGTTCCTCAACCCGTTCGGCGAGTTCAGCCTTGTTTTTCACCAGTTTGTGGATAATCAGTGGTTCACCAATAATCTCACTGGCGGTCATACGGGGGTTCAGGGAAGCAAAGGGATCCTGAAAGATAATTTGCATATCTTCCCGCAGCAGCCGCATCTGCTTTTTATCCAGGCTCCGGATATCCTGCCCTTCAAACAGAATTTCTCCTTCGGTCGCCTCAAGCAAACGCAGGATCACACGGCCGGTAGTGGACTTGCCACAACCTGACTCTCCAACAATCCCCAGCGTTTTGCCTTTTTCAATGGAAAATGACACACCATCAACGGCATGCAGTTTACCTTTTGGCGTATCAAAGTGTTTTTTCAGTCCTCTGACTTCAAGCATGATTTCAGACATAGCTTCAGACATAGTAATTTCCTTATCCCGCCTGTTCGAACGCTGGCTGGCACAGATGACAACTGACAAAGTGATCACTTCCACTGGTCGCATTAACCGGTTTCGGTGAAACCTTGCCACAGAGTGCTGTCGCATCCGGACAGCGTGGATGAAACTTACAGCCTTCGGGCAGGTGGGTTGGGTCAGGCATCAGTCCTTTTATAGGTATAAGACGATCGGCGTTTTTATTCAAATCGGGTATGGAGCCGAACAGTCCCCTCGTATAAGGGTGCTGGGTATTTTTATAAACGTCACGAATTGGCCCGCTTTCAACGATTTCACCTGCGTACATAATGGCGACTTTATCGCATACCTGCGCAACCACACCAAGGTCATGGGTAATCATTACCATGGCCGTGTTGTATTTCTGCTTCAGCTCTTTCATAAGATCCAGAACCTGCGCCTGAATCGTTACGTCCAGTGCCGTTGTCGGCTCGTCAGCAATCAGCAGGTCGGGGTTGCACGCCAGGGCAATCGCAATGACCACACGCTGCTTCATGCCACCGGAAAACTGATGGGGAAATTCACTGTAACGCCCGGCAGGGATACCCACCATTTCCAGCATCTCTTTCGCCTTGTCAACGGACCGGGCTTTATCGACATCCTGATGAATCAATATCACTTCAGCAATCTGATCACCCACACTCATGACCGGATTCAGGGAGGTCATGGGGTCCTGAAAGATCATGGAAATATTGTTGCCACGGATGGTTCGCATCTGTTCTTCTGGCAGGTCCAGCAGGTTCTGTCCATCGTACACGACCTTGCCACTGGTAATGCGACCTGGCGGGTTGGGTACCAGCCTCATCAGTCCCAATGCCGTTGTGGTTTTTCCCGCACCGGTTTCACCGATCAGCCCAAGGGTCTCTCCCTTTTGCAGCGTCAGGTTAAGGTGACTGACGGCACGGGTAACTTCCCCATCGACTTCATAGACGATGCTCAGGTCTTCAACTGACAGCAAAGGCTGTCCATTATTATTTCCAGACATACTACATTCTTGTCCTTGTCATTCTTTACGACATTGGACTGCCGTGTTGGGTATTACCCAAGGGCATAAACGCATTCGCTCGACCCAACCTACACAACACGTCAATGTCATTGAATTCATGCACTAGTGCTTCAGGCGGGGATCCAGCGCATCGCGCAAACCATCACCCAGCAGGTTCAATGCCAAAATCGTAATCATAATGGCCAGTCCGGGGAACGTGGTCACATGCCAGGCATGACGCAGATACTGACGACCACCGGCAAGCATTGACCCCCACTCAGGCTCGGGGGGCTGGATGCCCAGACCTATAAAGCTCAGGCCAGCGGTTGACAGAATAGCCAGCGCCACCCCCAGCGCCCCCTGCACAATAACCGGAGCC from Endozoicomonas sp. NE40 includes:
- a CDS encoding aldo/keto reductase, which gives rise to MEFRQLGQTDIKVSTLCLGTMTWGEQNTEQEAFQQLDCAVDYGVNFIDTAELYPTPAREATYTATETIIGNWLKRRGHHRGLVIASKICGPGYDYMNGGRLMTPQHIHHAVEGSLKRLGVDCIDLFQLHWPDRNTNFFGQLGYSTPPETDGTPIEITLEALNDLVQAGKIRHYGLSNETPWGAMKHLNTSREKQQTRPVSIQNPYNLLNRSFEVGLAEISHREQLGLLAYSPLAFGTLTGKYLNGQNPANARLTRFKKFTRYTSSPQSLKATEAYVNLARDSGLDPAQMAIAYVTSRFFVTSVIIGATHPEQLNSNLRSSELSLSSDVLEAIEHIHQQYPNPAP
- a CDS encoding metalloregulator ArsR/SmtB family transcription factor encodes the protein MLPHEFFKMMADETRLRCLLLLSRNDTLCVQQLVSALDESQPKVSRHLAQMRTMGILSTRREGQWVYYSVSKELSGWMTKVIDNLGQSNCLKQEYQEDIKRLSSIAEVPCC
- a CDS encoding ArsJ-associated glyceraldehyde-3-phosphate dehydrogenase; this encodes MTIKVGINGFGRIGRLALRAAFDWPELEFVQINDVAGDATTLAHLLEFDSVQGRWHHQTRADGNNIIINDKTIRCTQEREISAVDWSGCDVVIEGTGVHRKKALLQQYLDQGVKRVVVTAPVKEEGVLNVVMGVNDHLYDAEQHRIVTAASCTTNCLAPIVKVIQEKLGIERGSMTTIHDLTNTQTILDAPHKDLRRARACGMSLIPTTTGSATAITEIFPELKGRLNGHAVRVPLANASITDMVFDVARNTTAEEVNQLLREASENELKGILGYEEKPLVSIDYKGDQRSTIVDALSTMVVDGRMVKIYAWYDNEMGYSVRTAELVKKVGSA
- the arsJ gene encoding organoarsenical effux MFS transporter ArsJ; this translates as MNRLLSSLSRDMRQYLLVTFNYWNFTITDGALRMLVVLHFHALGYQSLEIAMLFLFYEFFGVVTNLVGGWIGARIGLNRTMNVGLAMQILSLCLLAVPSQWLSVPLVMFAQALSGIAKDLNKMSAKTSIKKLVSGGQQGRLYKWVAILTGSKNALKGAGFFIGGALLSLAGFRFAVLAMASVLAAVLCLSLLWLDKDMGKAKSKAKFSHIFSGQRSINILSAARMFLFGSRDVWFVVALPLYLSSVFDWSHSETGGFMATWVIGYGLVQGIAPKITGNQAGRLSAIVWAALLLAVSVLVAMGIQWQWHPQFTIVAGLLVFGAVFAINSSLHSYLIVSYAREDGASMDVGFYYMANAMGRLIGTVLSGLMFGIGGLAICLWISSLFIALTVIISLALPEDHDQPHSSAI
- a CDS encoding FKBP-type peptidyl-prolyl cis-trans isomerase, with the protein product MKQILKISALAAAVVLAGCNQQSATDAEAKLDTPEQTSAYAMGASMGSYAQQTLDSQDELGLKMDRELVIKGFADAVNGKSQLDEEAIISALQEHDQALRPLIEKRQQEMMEESRQKAEDYLKENAEKEGVKVTESGLQYEIIEAGKEDGKKPTMEDTVTVHYTGKLIDGTTFDSSVERGQPATFPLSGVIEGWQEGLQLMPEGSKYKLTIPAELAYGDRPAGSIPPGSVLVFDVELIKIGE
- a CDS encoding PqiC family protein, translated to MKAVLYRPSAVLLAALIMMLLAGCASSVPYRYYTLQPMAERQESGLTGSVGVMPVAIPAWLDRSHMAYTDDAFQLHQLSLDRWGEPLAEAMTRVLTQNLQRKNPQADVFHGPWLRSQRPDTDIQAEVQNLMLKGQQLELEVSWRINGERRVNRYKATINEQPSAVELARAISEQLQQFSDDLQQSLKSESLKSGS
- a CDS encoding MlaD family protein → MSRTANKLSRPIMVGIFMLAMAALITALIVFVNQGKLSGRNRERMVVIYDTSIMGLNVGAPVTLRGVKIGEVADIKAKLYDDSHLVLNTVYVDIYPDTIVSSDEAKPELSLEELYHRGLGIKLKSQSLLTGLLYMEVDFYQDAHPRKVDVETRYPQIPTVPSDFESFAQEFQNMNLPELMTDLGVLAKNLKEVTSTEAFKNLPAEFNEAMRSFETMAGEMGTSMTDMRNEFVGMAQGMEEMSRTIADGFPQTNDNINRMLETLTQTLDSMDETIELLSDTVAPDSPLMYQLERSATDLGRSARAVQGLAEMLEEQPNALVSGKNRGKQ
- a CDS encoding ABC transporter ATP-binding protein, with the protein product MNPINSNRDNFIRDNAIEVRNLRLQYGDKLIQKDLNFNVHKGDVFVIMGGSGCGKSTLLKHMIGLYSPARGQILYHGQDYFSACEDEQLSMRMRWGVTYQGGALFSAMTLAENIALPMQQYTDWNKAEISDRVAYKLALVGLAGYENYYPSEISGGMNKRAGLARALALDPEILFFDEPSAGLDPLSAGRLDDLILELSQSSGATVVIVTHELASIFAIGNNGVFLDAQSRTQLDTGAPSYMLRHSEQPLVREFLSRGEVPSNPV
- a CDS encoding ABC transporter permease gives rise to the protein MISPTFFPDDSHQTLKSDNDRRLSSCFELSGDWTHAPVQPFKQQLSDVLQQEEIEVIYFAEGKGFRWDSGTMAFILYCQRLCQSHNCTLDVRQLPDDIQSLLKLATSVPPNQEDNKKYIDYFQVFRQSLGWIKDWLRFFGEVGLSLQNMIRGRSDARWSDGINFLHQAGPSAVPIVTLLSFLVGMILAYLGTVQLRQFGAEVYVANLVGLGMVREMGALMTAIIMAGRTGASYAAQLGTMQVNEEIDALTTLGIKPVDYLVLPRMLALIVAMPLLVIYSNILGMLGGAMVAVSMDITPRMYYYQLSQAFSMMDVMTGVVKSVVFGGLIGFAGCYAGLRCGRSSAAVGQATMAAVVTAIVYLVIADAGLNILYFHLGI
- a CDS encoding ABC transporter ATP-binding protein, producing MSEAMSEIMLEVRGLKKHFDTPKGKLHAVDGVSFSIEKGKTLGIVGESGCGKSTTGRVILRLLEATEGEILFEGQDIRSLDKKQMRLLREDMQIIFQDPFASLNPRMTASEIIGEPLIIHKLVKNKAELAERVEELMDLVGLSRRLVNTYPHELDGGRRQRIGIARALALNPRFIICDEPVSALDVSIQAQVLNLMQDLQDKLGLTYIFITHDLSVVKHFSDDIAVMYLGQMVEKATAKELFERPSHPYTRALLSAIPTTDLDQMMEREVLQGEITSPIDPAPGCRFAGRCKYATDDCSAGDLPLRDIGNNHFVACSQLDRFTH
- a CDS encoding ABC transporter ATP-binding protein, whose amino-acid sequence is MSGNNNGQPLLSVEDLSIVYEVDGEVTRAVSHLNLTLQKGETLGLIGETGAGKTTTALGLMRLVPNPPGRITSGKVVYDGQNLLDLPEEQMRTIRGNNISMIFQDPMTSLNPVMSVGDQIAEVILIHQDVDKARSVDKAKEMLEMVGIPAGRYSEFPHQFSGGMKQRVVIAIALACNPDLLIADEPTTALDVTIQAQVLDLMKELKQKYNTAMVMITHDLGVVAQVCDKVAIMYAGEIVESGPIRDVYKNTQHPYTRGLFGSIPDLNKNADRLIPIKGLMPDPTHLPEGCKFHPRCPDATALCGKVSPKPVNATSGSDHFVSCHLCQPAFEQAG